A window from Glandiceps talaboti chromosome 15, keGlaTala1.1, whole genome shotgun sequence encodes these proteins:
- the LOC144446917 gene encoding alpha-tocopherol transfer protein-like, with amino-acid sequence MSEKANQPYKCTLSEANLKKAKEELNEDPETRQLKIDELRALFKTRPDIKFRPDAAFLLRFLRNKKFNVDKAFKMLVHYYQVRKDYTEMFADYKPSSVKNLYTRRNSMICSEKDKEGRTILVTKVGDWDPEEIDLFDLVKAQLMSLEVLIAEEDLQVNGMVFVIDYAGLNKKHIKYMGPMAMKKLNDVYLNAMPIRMKAIHYVRQPDLFETLFAFIRPLLTEKLKKRLHFHGQEYGSLHKHVPSALLPTELGGQLPDYDNTDWVNQTLAAEEDFIYNEQFGFLKSDEILGKEKSTTDPTTGLTGTFKKLDVN; translated from the exons ATGTCGGAAAAAGCGAACCAACCTTACAAGTGTACGTTGAGTGAAGCGAACTTAAAGAAAGCTAAAGAAGAGTTGAACGAGGATCCAGAAACTAGACAACTAAAAATAGACGAGCTACGCGCCTTGTTCAAAACCAGACCAGATATCAAATTTCGTCCAGATGCTGCGTTTTTACTACGATTTCTGAGAAATAAAAAATTCAACGTGGATAAGGCCTTCAAAATGTTGGTTCATTATTACCAAGTTCGTAAAGACTACACCGAAATGTTTGCTGACTACAAACCATCTTCCGTTAAGAATCTCTATACTCGACGAAATTCGATGATTTGTTCAGAAAAAGACAAAGAAGGGAGAACTATTCTTGTCACAAAAGTTG GTGACTGGGATCCTGAAGAGATTGATTTGTTTGATCTGGTCAAAGCTCAGCTGATGTCACTGGAAGTTTTAATAGCCGAGGAAGACCTGCAAGTCAACGGAATGGTGTTCGTCATCGATTATGCCGGTCTGAATAAAAAGCACATCAAATACATGGGTCCTATGGCCATGAAGAAACTAAACGATGTCTACTTG AATGCAATGCCAATCAGAATGAAGGCTATACATTACGTCAGACAACCAGACCTGTTTGAAACCCTCTTCGCTTTTATAAGACCCTTGCTGACAGAGAAGCTAAAGAAACGG TTACACTTTCATGGTCAAGAGTATGGTAGCCTACACAAACACGTTCCGTCTGCACTTTTGCCCACTGAGCTAGGGGGTCAGTTACCAGACTACGACAACACAGACTGGGTGAACCAAACGCTAGCAGCTGAGGAGGACTTCATCTACAACGAACAGTTCGGATTCCTGAAATCGGACGAAATCTTAGGGAAAGAGAAATCTACAACTGATCCAACTACCGGATTAACGGGAACTTTTAAGAAACTTGACGTCAATTAA